A segment of the Acidobacteriota bacterium genome:
GTACATCGCCGCCGCCGCCGGTCACGGGCTGGAACTCCACGAAGCCGTGATACTGGCATCCTTGATCGAGAAGGAGAGCGGAGTCTCCTCCGAGCGACCACGCATCGCCCGCGTTTTTCACAACCGACTGAAACTGGGCATGCCTCTGCAATGCGATCCGACGGTTCTCTACGCCTGGGCTCGACTCGGAAAGCCGGTGGGAAAACTCACGCGAAAGCATCTGGAGATCGACTCGCCCTGGAACACCTACGTCTATCCCGGACTACCGACGGGACCGATCGCAAACCCGGGTGAGGAGAGCCTCTGGGCGGCGGTCCAGCCCGCCGAGGGCGATGAGTTGTATTTTGTCGCGTCGCCCGAGGGCGGTCACACCTTCAGTCGAAACTACGAGGAGCATCGACGGGCCGTGCGGGTGTGGCGGGCCTATCGGCGCTCGTCGCCGATGTAATCGCCGGCGGTCGGGTGGATCCCGTGATAGTTGATCTCGCGTCGACGGTCCTGATCGGCTAACCGCTCGTTGAGAATACCGTTCTCGTTGATCTCTCCGTTTTGCATCGCCTGGAAGTGAAACTTGCAGAACCCTTCCATGTACGGCGTGTCCTGACAAAACAACGCCCCGCCTAAACTCGTGCGGAATCTGCAGCGATCCAAGACATCCTCCTGCCATCGACATGACCGACGATTCGGCGACAGTCTAGCATTCCGGGTCGTCCGGCAACCCCGTCGAATTACCGTTCGGTGATCCCACGTTACGAGACGCGTCCCGGATTGCGTGATGGGGGTTCCCGTCCAACGAATGTCCCCCGGAAATCGCGTCTCTCGGTCTGGCAGCGCCCTTGCAAGTGTCCGGTGCGAACCCCTTGGATCCGGGCATTGCCCGGGGCGGGCCCGTCCGAACCGACCCCTCGGACGGGTTCGTCAGTTAGCCGGGCCGAGGTGTGGCTGAGGTGGTTTCCCCCTCCTCCTCCCGCCGCAGTTGGAGCGTTTCTCCCCCGAGTCGCTCCGTGACACCTCGGCCCGGCGCCCTTTTTTAGAGCGGCTACAATACGCCCATGGCTATCCGTCGACGTCGTCGTGGTTTCGAGCCGGTCGGTACGATCCGGCCCGACGGACTGGGACTGTCTGCCAGCCGCGCAAGGGAACTGGAGCTCGAGGCGGCGTGGCGTCTGGCCGCAGGTCCCGAACTGGCCCGCAAGGTCTCGGTGATCCGACTCCAGCGCGATGGCACGCTGATCGTGGACTACATCGGTGATGACCCGGACTGGCTCCGAACGCTGGACTGTCTGTTGCCACAACTCGGAACGCGACTGGCTCATCGTTTGCCGGGTCGATCGCTCGCGCGGGTCCGACGTCGACGGCACGCGTCCGAGAGCATGGACCCCGACGCCGTTCCTTGCGCGGCGATACTCGAGCGACCGCTTCAGCAACGCGACGAGCCCCCCACGACGGGGGAGCCGGATCTGCGACGGGTGATGAAGGCCTATCTGGCCCGTCGAGACGATCGATAGCCCAGTCGGAGGCGTTGGGTAATCCACCAGGCCGAGTCGTCCGACGCGAACCACTGATCATCCTCGTGAAACTCGATCTGAATTTCCCAGCGGGGCGTCGGGTTGAAGCCGACGGCGTAGAGTCGTCGCTGCACGTCACCCGCCTCCAACTCCACGTGGACGTAGGGAGCGGTCGGTAGATCGACTCGCCAACGAACCCCGCCCCGGGCATGCCAGTCCTCGTCCTCGCCGAAGGAACTGTTGATCAGCCAACCGATCCGCAGTCGTGCCTCGATGCCGGCCGCTGGGCGCGTCGCCCAGGGAGCGCCGCCATGACGCCAACCGTCGGTCTCCCAGCCGGCCTCGGCGACGTTGATGCTGGTGACCTCGCCGGTCAGTCCCTGTGGGTTATCCACCTGGTGGTTCGAGCGATGGTAGAAGTACCCGCCGTAGACGGATCGACCGTCGGACCGCTCGATCCCGAGATGGTAGAGGTAGTAGAGATCGACCGTGTCCTCGGCGGTCAGGGTACGGGCGTCGACCTCGATGACCCCTCTGAAGCGTCGAAAGAGTTCCGGCGAGAGGACCTGCAGTTTCAGCTGGGCCGCCGCTCGGTCGTCCGCCCCGAGTCCCGCCGCAACGGTCCCGGCGATCTCCGGAGGCGAGACCCGGCTCAGTCTCTCGGTTCCCAGGAACTCGATTCCCGCGATGACACCATCGTCTCCCAGACCCAACGGGCTGTCACCGGCCAGCCACGCGGCGGTCAATGCAACTCCCTGACGTCGCTCCGATGAACCCAAGGGAAGGTGATAGCGGGCACCCATCTGCCATTCGCGCCCGGTGGTCGTGCCACCGATCAGGGAGTGTCCCTTGACTTCGAACCCAAATCGGCTGTCGAGGCTGTCGCGACCCAACCAGTAGACGGCGTCCGCCTCGACGACGACGTCGTTGTCGAGCAGCCGCTCGTCGATCACCGCTCCGGCTGTCAGCCGCCACTGGAACGCGCCGCCCTCGCGCCGTTCCGCACCGATGTCGAAGGTTCGTAGCCACGCGTGTCCCACGCGATCGACACTAGCCTGACCACGCTGTGTCATCGAGGCCGTCAGCGCGATGTCGCCATTCCGCGGTCGTCCTCGCCAACCGCCTTCCAGTCGGTAGAGGACGTCACGGACCTCGAACGTCAGATCCGACGCGCGACCACTGATGACCGTCCGACCGTCAACATGGGCAAACAGACCTTGCCGTGGGCTCAGAGAGATAGCGGTCTGGACGAAAAGATCGCCGATCCAGTCGATGCCGTCGATGTCGGTCGCCGCCAGTCGTCCGCCGACGCGGAATTCCGACGCCTCGTCTGCCAGGGTCGGCTCCACAGTCTGAGCCAGGCAGGTCAGGGCGAGCCCGACGATCATCGGAAGGCTACGGAGTCTCATCGTCCGCGGGCATCCTCGCGGATGGAGAGTTCGGGCTCGGTCGCTTCGGGTTCGTGCGTCGCGCTCAGCTCGAATCCGTGGAGTCGCGAGATCAGTCGCTCGTCGGCGTCGAGGATCTCGACCAGGACCCGATAGTCGCCAAGGGGCCAGTGTTCGTTGGTTGGGATCTCCCAGCCCTGCAGGTTGGACGACTGCTCGTCGACGGCCGGGGCACCGAGGTCGACCCAGCTGCCGTCCAGATCCTTGCCCTGCAGCGTATAGGTGATCCGCAGTGGCATCGACGCCCCGTAGACCTCGTAGAACAAACGAAGCGAGTCGCCCGGCACGAAGCGTTTCTTGACTCGCGGGAGCACTCGGAAAGTGCCGATGATGAACGGCTCGTCGTAGGAGGCCATCACCGCGTAGGGCAGCGGGTCGAGTGTCTCGGACCAGACGAGGTCGGAGAAGTCCATCCGTTCGCTAGGTGCGTTGATGCGGACCGAGCGACGCTCGAGACCGGTGCGGATGTTACCGGGGTCGGCCACCATCACGGTCAGCGTGTACTCGCCGGGCGGTAGAAGGACGCGGGCCTGCGCGTAGCGTCGTTCTTCGTGGGTGACGTACTTGAACGATCCCTCGCCGAGGATGCGCGGCCGCTCCGTGGCGTCACGGGACGTGAACCGCGCGATGATCGAGGGTTGGGTCGACTCGCCGGTGTCAGTGACGTCGACGGTGACCATCGCGACGGTGATCGGTTGGTCGGGATGGGTGAAGCGATGCACCGCGATGTCGAGTGGGTAGGCCGCGTAGGATTCGATCGTCTCGATCTGCTCGAGGATCACCTGGTCCTGCGGGGGGACCTCTTGCATTCGCCCGAGATCCAACATGACGGATAACGTGGACCGTGTCGGGGGGGCGAGGAATGCCATATAGCGATCCAGGTCCTCGTCACGCCGTTCCTCGATCGCAAGCGTATCGATGAACACGCTCGACAGTTTAGGGTCGTATGAGACGCGGTACTCCCCGCTGGTATCCGGGACGAACGGGACCACGACCGTCGGGTTGAGATCGGAACGACCTGCTCGGCCGTCATAGATCCAGCGGATGAGACCCTTTCCGGACGTCGCCGTCGACCGGGTGTCGAGACCCTCGTAGTCGTCGATGTCGTTTGGCGCCCCGTAAAGGATGTAGATCTTGCCCCGATCGGTCAGCCAGCCCGGCCGAGTGCTGTCGAGGAAGGCGGCGTTGGTGTGGGCGACACGATCCCAGAAAATCTGCCGGTACTCGTTGGTCAGGGTCTCCTGCGAAGGGTCCCGACGACGCCAGAACCGCTCGATGAAGAGCACCCGCTCCGCGTCGGTATTCAAACTCTTGAAGCGCTTCGTCTCATCGCCCTGGCTGATGTAGCGGATCGGCCCGTCGATCCATTCCCGTAACTCTTTCTGGGGTTTGGGTTTTCCCTTCTTTGCGTGGTTCGGGGCCGACGGCAAGAAGAGGGCCGATAGGGCCAGCAGCGGCAAAACCCACAAGACGTGCGCGTTGGTTCTGGACGTTCGATCCCTCACGATTCTTGAGTATAATCGACAGGCACGGGTACCGCAGACTGGCGTGGGCTTGCATCCTCGCGCTTCGTGAATAGATATAGGATGCGGAGGGCGGCGAAAATCCGTCCGGGTCGAAGGAGGTCCAGAATATGGCATGGATGCGAAACCGGTCGGAGCCCGAATCGGGGGCCGAAAGCAATCCTATCCCGGCCGCCCAGGAGAATGTGGCGCCGGCATCGAAACGGGAGACAAAGATGGATAAGCTGGTAAACATCGGGCAGTCGGTCCAGATCAAGGGCGAGCTGACCGGAAACGAAGACCTGACGATTGACGGCATGGTCGACGGCAAGATTCTCGTAAAGGATCACTCGTTGACCGTCGGTGCCAACGGTCGGCTCAGCGCCGAGGTCCACGCCAAGACCGTGCTCGTTCTGGGGCAGGTCGTGGGCAACATCACGGCCGACGACAAGGTCGAGATCGCGCCCTCGGGATCGGTTCAGGGCGATATCCGTGCCCCGCGTGTGGCCATCGCTGATGGAGCTCGCTTCAAGGGCGGTATCGACATGGAACGGAAATCGACGGCGACGCCGGCTGCCAAGCACGCGTCTCCGCAGCCGCCACGTGACATGCCCGCAGCGGTCGGTGCAGGCAAGGTGTGATGGCATTCCGTTGGCGACAGGAACCGGTTGGAGGGACACCTCTGCCGGATCCTGGAGTCACGGTGCAGCCCGGTACCGCTTGCCCTAGTCTCGTCAAGGCGCTCGGCAAGATTCTTCGCGATGACCGTCCGAGAATTCTCGACTTCGGTTCCCAGTGCGGCGCGACGGCGGTTGCGTTGGCCAACCGTGGCGCACACGTGACCGTGGACGAAGTCAGCTTCCCCGAGCCGACTCCCGAAGCCGACGACGACGACCCCGTCGAAACCCCGCCCTACAAACTCGACCACGACGACGATGCCTACGACCTGATCCTCGCCTGGGAGATGTTCGACTTCATCGAAGCGGGTCGACTGCAGGAAGTGGGGAACGAGTTCGCACGGATCCTGGCGAAGAACGGCTGGCTCCTCCTGTTCGCCAGAAACTCCGGTCGGAACGAACCGGCTCCGGAGGCGCTGCCACGTTATCGGATCACCGCGGAAGATCGGCTCATCCGCGAGGCGTGCGAGGGCACCCGTCGAGAGCGGTTCACCCACCCCACGCGAACCGTCGAGGCGGCCCTCAAACCACTGAAAGTCCAGGGAATCCACCTCCAGCGCAATCAGCTGCGGGAGTTTCTTTCGGTCAAGAGCTGACGGCTCCTACTCCCAGGAGCAGTCCCGTCCCGCGTTGGCCTCTTCCAGGAACGCCTGCAGCGGTTCGAAATAGGCAAGCATCGCCCGGGCACTGAGGTCCTCACCGGTGGTCTCGCGTAAGAGCTCCCGCCAATCGCGCGTCTTCCCTTCCTGCAGGATCGAACGAAGGAACTCTCCGACTTTCGGATTGCCGAAGTAGTTGGCCGACTGGGGCGAAACGCCGAGAATCTCCTTGCTGATGTGATCGTGGAGTTGGTACTTGAGAACCGCCGCGACCGCGTAGTCGTAGTACTGAGCCGGGTCGTCGTTGATGTGTGTTTTCGTGCACGCGTCGCAGCCATCGGCGGGACGATCGTTCGGCGGCGTCACACCCTGGAAGCGTGCCACGTAGTCCCACCAACGCTTGTTGAACTGATCCGCCGGCAACTCGTCGGCGTAGAGCTCCTTCTCCCAGAACGACATGACGCCGGCGGCCCACGGAAGAAACATGATCGATTCACTGAGCGCTTCATTAAGAAGCCACTGTTGTTGATCGATCTCGTCGTCGGCACCTAGAAGACCCACCTCCTTGAGGTAGGGTGCCTGCATCGACGCAAGGCTGATCAACTCGCCGATGCCTTCGTGGAAACCTCGGTTGGCACCGCCTCGAAGCAACAACGGAACTTCGGGACGCGTGTAGGCGATGTAGTAGTAGATGTGGCCCAGCTCGTGATGGGTCGTGCTGAACCAGCGAGCGTTGGCCTCGACCGACATCAGTGAGCGGACATCGTTCTCCAGATCCAGATGCCAGGCCGATGCATGCGTGTTCTTGTGGCGCTCGCTGATCGGTACCGGGTAGAGATCCGATCGCTCCCAGAAGATCTCGGGGAGTTCGGGGAACTCCATCGAGGTGTAGAACCGCTCGGCCTGTTCCACGATCCACTCCGGAGTCTTGTCCTCGAAGAGGGGATCCAGATCGACGCTGTTTACCAGCCCGCCCCAGCTCTGGGACCAGCGGTTGTCGATCCAGTGCGCGGGAAGCATGGAAGGAACGGGCGAGTCGTAGCGATCGGCAAGGCGATACTTGGCCCAGCAGTGCAGCTGTTCGTAGAGCGGGCGGGTCTCATCGACCCACTGCTGGAGCATCGCCTGCATCTCGTCGACGGTCATCCCGTAGTCGGCGACCTGCAGATGGTAGAAAGAATCGAAGCCCATCTCGCGGGCCACCTGATTGCGAAGATCTCGAAGTTCGATCAGTCCATCGCGCAACGCGGAGCCGGTCTGTTTGCTGGTCTCCCAGACGTGCAGCCGCTCCTCGGGATCCCGCGAGCTTGTCAGCGTGCTGTCGATCTGGTTGGCCGTCGTGGGCGTCTTGCAGTCCTGGCCGTCGAACTCGAGGCAGAACGTGAAGCCGTCGAGGGTGCTGGACTGTCGCCCTTCGGCCTCGACCCGACGAGCGACGACGTCGGGCAGTGTCCCCGGCGCCTCGGCGGCGGAGAGAAGCAACGCCTCCAGCGACCGTATAGTAATCGGTTTCAGTTGATCGCGGCGCTCGAGAAGTTTCTGGGCCTGGCGGATCGCGTCGCTATTGCCCTGGACGCTGGCGTACGCCTTGCCGGCACCGGCACGCTGGCCGTCGTGGAACGCGTTGACGTCGGTGCTGGCCTTCCACTGAGCCTCGGCAGCGGCGTAGTAGACGCCCTGAAACAGCGAGGCGTAGAGGTCGAGAAACGCCTGCGCCTCGGCCTCGGCATCGTGGCTTGCAGGTGCCGTGCAGGAGACGAGAACCAGGGCAGTGAGGACAATCGCGGTCAAGATTGGGAGACGTCGCAGACTCATCGGAACCTCCGAAACAAGATAGAATCAACCTCATGGTAGCAGCCCCTCGACGTGTTCCTTGGTCGGGGCAGGGAGGATCCATTGATCTCATCACGGGTACGCGGGATCGGCATGTCGGCGACCCTTCGCATCTCTGCGCTGGCCGCTCAGATGCGGGCGGACGGTCGCGACGTGCTGGACTTCAGCGCCGGCCAGCCGGATTTCCCCACACC
Coding sequences within it:
- a CDS encoding DUF721 domain-containing protein; this encodes MAIRRRRRGFEPVGTIRPDGLGLSASRARELELEAAWRLAAGPELARKVSVIRLQRDGTLIVDYIGDDPDWLRTLDCLLPQLGTRLAHRLPGRSLARVRRRRHASESMDPDAVPCAAILERPLQQRDEPPTTGEPDLRRVMKAYLARRDDR
- a CDS encoding GWxTD domain-containing protein, with the translated sequence MRDRTSRTNAHVLWVLPLLALSALFLPSAPNHAKKGKPKPQKELREWIDGPIRYISQGDETKRFKSLNTDAERVLFIERFWRRRDPSQETLTNEYRQIFWDRVAHTNAAFLDSTRPGWLTDRGKIYILYGAPNDIDDYEGLDTRSTATSGKGLIRWIYDGRAGRSDLNPTVVVPFVPDTSGEYRVSYDPKLSSVFIDTLAIEERRDEDLDRYMAFLAPPTRSTLSVMLDLGRMQEVPPQDQVILEQIETIESYAAYPLDIAVHRFTHPDQPITVAMVTVDVTDTGESTQPSIIARFTSRDATERPRILGEGSFKYVTHEERRYAQARVLLPPGEYTLTVMVADPGNIRTGLERRSVRINAPSERMDFSDLVWSETLDPLPYAVMASYDEPFIIGTFRVLPRVKKRFVPGDSLRLFYEVYGASMPLRITYTLQGKDLDGSWVDLGAPAVDEQSSNLQGWEIPTNEHWPLGDYRVLVEILDADERLISRLHGFELSATHEPEATEPELSIREDARGR
- a CDS encoding polymer-forming cytoskeletal protein; amino-acid sequence: MDKLVNIGQSVQIKGELTGNEDLTIDGMVDGKILVKDHSLTVGANGRLSAEVHAKTVLVLGQVVGNITADDKVEIAPSGSVQGDIRAPRVAIADGARFKGGIDMERKSTATPAAKHASPQPPRDMPAAVGAGKV
- a CDS encoding class I SAM-dependent methyltransferase; the protein is MQPGTACPSLVKALGKILRDDRPRILDFGSQCGATAVALANRGAHVTVDEVSFPEPTPEADDDDPVETPPYKLDHDDDAYDLILAWEMFDFIEAGRLQEVGNEFARILAKNGWLLLFARNSGRNEPAPEALPRYRITAEDRLIREACEGTRRERFTHPTRTVEAALKPLKVQGIHLQRNQLREFLSVKS
- a CDS encoding M2 family metallopeptidase, whose protein sequence is MSLRRLPILTAIVLTALVLVSCTAPASHDAEAEAQAFLDLYASLFQGVYYAAAEAQWKASTDVNAFHDGQRAGAGKAYASVQGNSDAIRQAQKLLERRDQLKPITIRSLEALLLSAAEAPGTLPDVVARRVEAEGRQSSTLDGFTFCLEFDGQDCKTPTTANQIDSTLTSSRDPEERLHVWETSKQTGSALRDGLIELRDLRNQVAREMGFDSFYHLQVADYGMTVDEMQAMLQQWVDETRPLYEQLHCWAKYRLADRYDSPVPSMLPAHWIDNRWSQSWGGLVNSVDLDPLFEDKTPEWIVEQAERFYTSMEFPELPEIFWERSDLYPVPISERHKNTHASAWHLDLENDVRSLMSVEANARWFSTTHHELGHIYYYIAYTRPEVPLLLRGGANRGFHEGIGELISLASMQAPYLKEVGLLGADDEIDQQQWLLNEALSESIMFLPWAAGVMSFWEKELYADELPADQFNKRWWDYVARFQGVTPPNDRPADGCDACTKTHINDDPAQYYDYAVAAVLKYQLHDHISKEILGVSPQSANYFGNPKVGEFLRSILQEGKTRDWRELLRETTGEDLSARAMLAYFEPLQAFLEEANAGRDCSWE